A window of the Pseudomonas furukawaii genome harbors these coding sequences:
- a CDS encoding aldehyde dehydrogenase family protein: MTQAAAISRNPATGAELARYPYQDAVALEASLASAQRGFETWSQTPVEERAQALLRMAKALRANAETMARMTTSEMGMPISQSRGEIEKCAKLCEWYAEHGPAMLADEPTLVEDDKAVVAYLPLGPVLAVMPWNFPVWQVMRGAVPIIFGGNSYVLKHAPNVMGGAHLLGQAWAEAGLPEGVFEVINVEPPLVSVAIADPRIAMVAVTGSVGAGAAIAAQAGAALKKCVLELGGSDPFIVLADADLDAAVKAAVTSRFNNAGQVCIAAKRIILEAPIAEAFTERFVAAVQALKIGDPQADDTFIGPMARFDLRDELDGQVQATLAEGASLLLGGHRLEGEGNYYAPTILGDVTPDMTAFRKEIFGPVASLIVARDAEHAVELANDSEFGLGGALWTRDDAKAQKLARRIVSGAVFINGFTASDPRVPIGGVKKSGYGRELSHFGLREFLNVQTIWRDRR, from the coding sequence ATGACCCAAGCCGCCGCCATTTCCCGGAACCCCGCCACGGGCGCCGAACTCGCTCGCTACCCCTACCAGGACGCCGTCGCCCTGGAAGCCAGCCTGGCTTCCGCCCAGCGCGGCTTCGAGACCTGGAGCCAGACCCCCGTCGAGGAACGTGCCCAGGCCCTGTTGCGCATGGCCAAGGCCCTGCGTGCCAATGCCGAGACCATGGCGCGCATGACCACCAGCGAAATGGGCATGCCCATCAGCCAGTCCCGGGGCGAGATCGAGAAGTGCGCCAAGCTCTGCGAGTGGTACGCCGAGCACGGCCCGGCCATGCTGGCCGACGAGCCCACCCTGGTGGAGGACGACAAGGCCGTGGTGGCCTACCTGCCCCTGGGCCCGGTCCTGGCGGTGATGCCCTGGAACTTCCCGGTCTGGCAGGTGATGCGCGGCGCGGTGCCGATCATCTTCGGCGGCAACAGCTATGTCCTGAAGCACGCCCCCAACGTCATGGGCGGCGCCCATTTGCTGGGCCAGGCCTGGGCTGAAGCCGGGCTGCCGGAAGGCGTGTTCGAGGTGATCAACGTCGAGCCGCCGCTGGTGTCGGTGGCCATCGCCGATCCGCGCATCGCCATGGTGGCGGTCACCGGCAGCGTCGGCGCGGGTGCCGCCATCGCCGCCCAGGCCGGTGCGGCGCTGAAGAAATGCGTGCTGGAACTGGGCGGTTCCGACCCCTTCATCGTGCTGGCCGACGCCGACCTGGACGCCGCCGTCAAGGCCGCCGTCACCAGCCGCTTCAACAACGCCGGCCAGGTCTGCATCGCCGCCAAGCGCATCATCCTCGAGGCCCCCATCGCGGAGGCCTTCACCGAGCGCTTCGTGGCCGCCGTCCAGGCGCTGAAGATCGGTGACCCGCAGGCGGACGACACCTTCATCGGCCCGATGGCGCGCTTCGACCTGCGCGACGAACTGGATGGCCAGGTCCAGGCCACCCTGGCCGAAGGCGCGAGCCTGCTGCTGGGTGGCCACAGGCTGGAAGGCGAGGGCAACTACTACGCGCCGACCATCCTCGGCGACGTGACCCCGGACATGACCGCCTTCCGCAAGGAGATCTTCGGTCCGGTGGCCTCCCTGATCGTCGCCCGCGATGCCGAGCACGCCGTGGAACTGGCCAACGACAGCGAGTTCGGCCTGGGTGGCGCCCTCTGGACCCGTGACGACGCCAAGGCACAGAAGCTCGCCCGTCGCATCGTCAGCGGCGCGGTGTTCATCAACGGCTTCACCGCCTCCGACCCGCGCGTGCCCATCGGTGGCGTGAAGAAGAGTGGCTACGGGCGCGAGCTGTCCCATTTCGGCCTGCGCGAATTCCTCAACGTGCAGACCATCTGGCGCGATCGTCGCTGA
- the bufB gene encoding MNIO family bufferin maturase gives MKHQASPSAPAGALPARAGIGLKPQHFRDLLDTRPALGFLEIHAENYMVEGGPFHHYLGLIRERYALSVHGVGLSIGAEGPLDPAHLDRLATLLERYQPESFSEHLAWSTHGGRFFNDLLPLAYDENSLECVCRHIQQVQERLRRRLLLENPATYVEFASSGIDEAQFIAEVVARTGCGLLLDLNNLHVSCTNHHRDPRAYLATLPLHAVGEIHLAGFAEDRDAAGAPLLIDDHGAPVDEAVWTLYRETLARLGPLPTLIERDNAIPPLAELVDEAQRAAHLLSREAA, from the coding sequence ATGAAACACCAGGCTTCCCCCAGCGCTCCTGCCGGCGCCCTGCCGGCGCGGGCCGGGATCGGGCTCAAGCCCCAGCATTTTCGGGACCTTCTCGATACCCGACCCGCCCTCGGCTTTCTTGAGATCCATGCCGAGAACTACATGGTGGAGGGCGGCCCCTTCCATCACTACCTCGGGTTGATCCGCGAGCGGTACGCCCTGTCCGTCCATGGCGTCGGCCTGTCCATCGGCGCTGAAGGCCCCCTGGACCCGGCGCACCTGGATCGGCTGGCGACCCTGCTGGAGCGCTACCAGCCCGAATCCTTCTCCGAACACCTGGCCTGGTCCACCCACGGCGGCCGGTTCTTCAACGACCTGCTGCCACTGGCCTACGACGAGAACAGCCTGGAGTGCGTCTGCCGCCACATACAGCAGGTACAGGAGCGCCTGCGGCGGCGCCTCTTGCTGGAGAACCCGGCGACCTATGTCGAGTTCGCCAGCAGCGGAATCGACGAAGCCCAGTTCATCGCCGAGGTGGTCGCGCGCACCGGCTGCGGCCTGTTGCTGGACCTGAACAACCTCCACGTGTCCTGCACCAACCACCACCGCGACCCGCGCGCCTACCTGGCCACGTTGCCGCTGCACGCCGTGGGCGAGATCCACCTGGCCGGTTTCGCCGAGGACCGCGATGCCGCCGGCGCGCCCCTCCTGATCGACGACCACGGCGCCCCGGTGGACGAGGCGGTCTGGACCCTCTACCGGGAAACCCTTGCGCGCCTGGGCCCACTGCCCACCCTGATCGAACGCGACAATGCCATTCCCCCGCTCGCCGAGCTGGTGGACGAAGCGCAGCGGGCCGCGCACCTGCTGAGCAGGGAGGCGGCATGA
- a CDS encoding HvfC/BufC N-terminal domain-containing protein: protein MNQADFAHALLDPQCSCPPGLRSWNGSDPAQRFAVYRNNVLASLINALADGFPVVKQLVGDGFFTDMARLHAQASPPRNPVLAFYGEDFPDFIQGFEPAACVPYLADVARLERARVRAYHAAEVAPLDKAGLGAVLADPEAVPHLVFRLHPSLQALQSPYAIASLWGAHQGLLELSTVNPAEPECALVLRNGLEVEVQRCSPGTLALVRSLGQATPLGAAVGAALGVEPGFDPGAALALLLAGDALTHFALDPARYPA, encoded by the coding sequence ATGAACCAGGCCGACTTCGCCCACGCCCTGCTCGACCCGCAATGCAGCTGTCCGCCGGGACTGCGCAGTTGGAACGGTTCGGACCCGGCCCAGCGCTTCGCCGTCTATCGCAACAACGTGCTGGCCTCGCTGATCAACGCCCTGGCCGATGGATTCCCCGTCGTGAAGCAGCTGGTGGGCGACGGGTTCTTCACCGACATGGCGAGGCTGCACGCCCAGGCCTCCCCGCCCCGCAACCCGGTCCTGGCGTTCTACGGCGAGGATTTCCCGGATTTCATCCAGGGCTTCGAGCCCGCAGCCTGCGTGCCTTACCTCGCCGACGTCGCGCGACTGGAACGGGCCCGCGTCCGCGCCTATCACGCGGCGGAGGTGGCGCCCCTGGACAAGGCCGGCCTGGGCGCCGTGCTCGCCGATCCCGAGGCCGTGCCCCACCTGGTGTTCCGGTTGCATCCGTCGCTCCAGGCGCTGCAGTCGCCCTATGCCATCGCCTCGCTCTGGGGCGCTCACCAGGGCCTTCTCGAGCTGTCCACCGTGAACCCCGCCGAACCGGAATGCGCGCTGGTGCTGCGCAATGGCCTGGAGGTGGAGGTGCAGCGCTGCAGCCCTGGCACGCTCGCCCTGGTCAGGTCGCTGGGCCAGGCCACGCCGCTCGGCGCGGCGGTCGGCGCCGCCCTGGGCGTGGAGCCCGGATTCGACCCGGGCGCGGCCCTGGCCCTCCTGCTGGCCGGCGACGCCCTCACCCATTTCGCTCTCGACCCCGCGAGGTACCCGGCATGA
- a CDS encoding BufA1 family periplasmic bufferin-type metallophore, with product MKTSTTVLSAASLAFALSTAIGLATVPTAAQAADTEKCFGIAMKGKNDCAAGAGTTCAGTSTKDYQGNAWKKVPAGTCEKTASPTSPTGFGQLQAFKEVSQG from the coding sequence ATGAAAACCTCGACCACCGTCCTCTCCGCTGCCAGCCTCGCCTTTGCCCTGAGCACCGCCATCGGCCTGGCCACCGTGCCCACGGCCGCCCAGGCTGCCGATACCGAGAAGTGCTTCGGCATCGCCATGAAGGGCAAGAACGACTGCGCCGCCGGTGCCGGCACCACCTGCGCGGGAACCTCGACCAAGGATTACCAGGGCAACGCCTGGAAGAAAGTGCCGGCCGGCACCTGCGAGAAAACCGCGTCGCCCACCTCCCCCACCGGTTTCGGCCAGCTCCAGGCCTTCAAGGAAGTGAGCCAGGGCTGA